The genomic DNA AAATGTAATATTATTCTATATTTACCTAATAATCCAAAAAGTTTTGTGTTCATACTGATTTCTTGCAATGCATATATTTCCTTAGTGTTTTCTATTGGAATATACACTTGACGTCCCTCGGTCTTAAAACATAACGAATTGTCTTTTCTTTCTAAGCTTCCTATACTCATTATAATTCTTGTAGATGTTTTTAAATTTTGCATTTATTATTCTTTTCTACTTCTGGAACTCGATTTGTTTCTAAAAATCTTTTTAAATCAGTAATTAAATGCTCTAATTGTTCTTTTTCTTCATCATCTAATAAAACTTCTACTATTTTTCTACTCTGCTTATTTTTTTCAATTACTTCAATTTTACCTTTTTTATAATACCCTTACTTTTAAGAACATATAAATAGTATAAAACTTGTGCCTTAGCGGCTTCTAAATCAGCATCAGACTTTTTTAATTCTATTAAGTAATCTCCTTTTATTTTATCTATTTTTATATTTTAATAGAGGATTTTTAAAGTTTCATAAAAACTCTTTATACTTTTAATAACTTGAGCTTTATTTTCTATAATCACATTATTTTTTATAAAAAAACTTAAATAATTATTAGAATGAATTTTCTTTGTTCCATCTATTGGTTTATTGATTGACAACAATCCACTCAAATAGTCTCTTTGGGCTAAATAATCATAGTTTTCTTCTGTTTGAGGAACTGTATTTTTATCCACTTTAATATGACTATAATCTCCTCTTCCTAAAATATAACTATCTGTTAAAAGAGCTTCTCCTTTATCATCATATTCCTTTTTAAAAATCTCAATACATTCTTTTAACAATATTTACACCCCCTATACCCAACGAGGATTAACATACGAAAATCCTCTAGCAGCCATGCAACCACAACCTACACCAAGAGCAAAAAATGCAAGTTTTTGAGCTATTTCATTTTTAGCAATTTCTAACTCTATTTTTTCTCCTAAAATACTAATATCTTTATATTTAGTAGAAACAGGCATTTTACTTTTAAATCTTATTCCAGAAAACATTTCAATATTTTTATCTAATTTTGTTTTATAAAATTCGTTATATTTTTTAGTAAGATTGATCCTCAATAGATTTAAATATTCTTCTATAGATAACTCATCCCTCCAATACAACTTTTGAGTTTTTATAACAACAGGTGTAACAGAAATTAATTTGCTAATATATTTTTGCTTTAATAATTGTTCCTTTGTTACAAGACCTTTCATTTCAATAGTTACATTATCTTTTAAGGATTCTATAAAATAATCTTTTAATTCTTCTAAAACAGTTCTAATCTGAATAGTATAAATACTTCCCTCTCTATATTCTCCATTTTTCTCTATAGGATAAAGCAAGTTATAACAATAAAATTTATTTCTTGACTCCTTATGGTATTTTTTCCAATATTCATCTTTTTCTAAAGTATTATCTATAAAAGCAGTTACTTTCTTCATAACACCTTTATAGGAAATATTTTTTAACAGATATACTTTCAAATCTATTTGCCATACATTCATTATTGCCTCCTTTTGTTTTAAAAAAGTTTTTTTTGTTTTAATATAGTTTTTATAATTATAGGTATACTACTTGAGTATCTTTTTGTCAATACATCATAATTTTCTCATTTTATAAAAGTATAATTTAAAGTCAATTCTACTTAATAATATTATAAATTTTATATTTTATATTTAAGTAAGATAAAACAAATAATCTAACAAATAAAATATTTTTATATTTTCATATGAAATATATTCAATTTGTATTAAAAATAAAATCAAATACTATTGAAGTTCCCAATTTTTTATATTTTTTTATTTTTCCTTGTATAAAAAAATATACAGTGATATAATACTTGAGTAAAAATATAAAGTTTAAAGAGGTGTGATATATGAACTCTACATTACCTTACGAAAGAATAAATCATGAACAAGCAAAAGCTATGATGGATACTGAAAAGAAATATAAAATTATAGATGTGAGAACAAAAGAAGAATTTGAATTAGGACATATTAAAAATGCAATAAATATTCCAAATGAGGAAATTTTATTTGAAGATCCCTATGAACTTTCAGATAAAGATGAAATATTAATGATTTATTGTAGAAGTGGACATAGAAGTCTTCAAGCTTCATTAAAATTACATCTTTTAGGTTATAAAAACATCTATGAGTTTGGTGGAATAAATACTTGGCCATATGAAATAGTTAAATAATAAAAAACCACAGCTTGCTAACTGTGGTTTTTCTTATCTATAAATTCTTTAAAACTAAAATCAAAATCTTTTTCTTTTATAATATTCAATAAATTATCAATTTCTTCATTATTATACAAGTCAACATTTTCACCATATGTTTCTAATGCTCTAAACATAGTTTTAAATTTTATCCCATCTATATTTTTTATTACTACATAACTTCTTTCTTCTCGTGTATCAACTATTTCTCCTACTAGTTCAGCTTTTATAAAAACTTCTAAAACATATCTAATCATTTCGTATGGACAACCATATTTTTTAGCTATTTCTTTTATAGTTACTGGATTTGCATTGTTTATATACCTCTCTATTAATTCATACATAACAATAACTCCAACTTCTTCTTTTCCTTGAAATGTAGCATTTTCTGGTCCTTTTCCAACTAAATGGATATCTCTATTTTGTAAAAAATAACAAGAATGTGCTCCAAGTATTAAAAAAAACCACATCATTCTAAGCCAAAAAAGAAATATAAAAATCACTGAAAAGCTTCCATATATTCTATTATAAGTATTTACCATTCCCTGTAATAAAATAAATAGAGTTTGAAATCCATAAAAAAATAGTGAAATAAAAATTGACGATATCAATGCTGGAATAAAATTTACTTTTGTATTTGGTATCATCATATAAAGAGCTGTAAAAAATAACATCAAAGTTATAAATGGCAATATTTTTATAACAACACCAAAATATGTATTTTCATATCCCAACAGTTCTATTATTTTAGTAGTCCCACTAGATACTACAAGTAATGTTGGAAATAAAATAATAAACGATATATAATCTGTAATTTTTCTTAAAAACATTCTAGTTTTTTCTACTTGCCAGATATCATTAAAAGCTTTTTCTATTATAGAAAACATTGAAATTAACGTCCAACCTAATATCAAAAAACCTAATCCAGCAAGTATTCCTGTCCTTGTATTTTCAATAAAATTTTGAGCAAATGTTACTAATAAATCAACTGAGGCTCTATTTAATGGAGAATATTCAATAAGTTTTCGTAAAAAATAGTCATTTATCCCCAACCAGCTTCCTAAACTAAAAAGGATTGCAAATATTGGAACTAAAGATAATATGGTATAAAAGCACAGAGAGGTAACCCATAATCCAGAGTTAGCTCTTTTATAATTTTCAAGTGCTTTTTTCACAACATTTATTATATTGCTTATCTTGCCTTGTGATATTACTTCTCTGAAAAAATCTTTTACACTTTGTAAAGTCACACTATCAATCCTTTCTAATTTTAACGTCCTGTTTCTTTCACATCCATACTTCCAGCATCTACATCAGCAGGATTTAAAATATTTGTTTCTTCTGTTACTTTTGTTTCTATTACTTGATCTGGCAATGATTTATCTCTAAAGTTATTTTCAAATGTCTCTTTATCTATAACAAAAATACTTGATAATCTTACAGGGGATACAAAATAATCTCCTTTTCTGACAACTTTTTCATTTCCATCAGAATCATAAACATAAAAAGGACTTTCTGTTGTCTGCAATCTTTTTAATATTTCATTATTAATTTGTATAGCTTTAAATTCTTTACTTCCATCATTTGAAATATAAGTAGGTGTTACTTCCATTCCTATAATAAGTCTTTCCATTAAATAGTTAGCTGGTATTATTTCAGCTCCATATCCTATAGTTCCAAATAAAGATAACACTGCTAATAACATAATTAATCTCTTTTTCATTTTTTCCCTCCACTTTACTTTTTATCTTTCATATTTCATTTCTTCTAACTTTCTTATTCTATCTTCTGTAGATGGATGTGTACTAAATAAATTAGCCATTTTACTTCCAGCAAGAGGACTTACTATAAACATATTTTCAGTTGCTGGAACTGCATTAGACATTGGAATTCTCCTGCTATACATATCTAGTTTTCTTAGTGCATTTGCTAAATACTCTGGATTTCCACTTACTGTAGCTCCAAATCTATCAGCTTTATATTCCCTTGTTCTTGAAATTGCCATTTGCACCAATAAAGCTGCTAGTGGAGCAAAAATAGCTACTCCTAATAATGCTATTGGATTTCCACCACCATTATCATCATCTCTTCTATTTCCTCCAAATATAGCTGACCATTTTGCCATATTAGCTAAAAATGAAATAGCTCCAGCCATAGTAGCTGCTACAGTGCTAATTAAAATATCTCTATGTTGTACATGACCTAATTCATGACCTAATACTCCAGATAATTCATTGTCATCTACAATATCCATAAGTCCTCTTGTTACTGCTACTGCAGCATGTTGTGGATTTCTTCCTGTGGCAAAAGCATTAGGTTGTTGTTCGTTAATTATATATACCTTTGGCATTGGTAAATTTGCTCTTTTAGCTAAATTTTCAACTATGTGGTACAAATGACTGTTTGAATCTACAGGTTGTGCACCATACATAGAAAGCACTATTTTATCACTCCACCAGTAAGAGATAAAATTCATAGCTCCTGCAATAATTAAAGCTACAATTGTTCCATTTTGTCCAGCAATAAGATTACCTATAAACATCAAAATAAATGTCATTATTGCCATTAAAAAAAAAGTTTTTAAAGTATTCACTTTAATCCCTCCTTGATTTTGTTTCTTATTTGCCTTATTATACCATTTTATAATAAAAAACATATAAAAAATTTTAAATTTGGACTTTTTTACTTAAAAATAAAATTTTCTCTCTTGTTACAGTTTTTAACTAAATATACTTTTTTCATTTAACTTGAAGAAATGGCAATTTTTAGGTATAATTATCAAAAGATATCTTGTAAGGAGCTATTTTATGAAAAAAATAAAGATAAACACATCTAATTCAGAATATGATATACTTTTGGGAAACAACATTCTTAGCAATTTAAACAATTATTTACAAAATTACGACCAAATTCTTATTTTATCCAATGAAGATATTGGAAATTTATATTTTGATAAATTAAAATCTCATATCAATTCTTTTAATAATCTTCATTTCTTTACTATTCCAGAAGGAGAAAATTATAAAAATATTAATAGTGTTATGTCAATTTATGATTATATGATTGACAATAATTTCTCCAGAAAATCTGTTATTATTTCTCTTGGCGGTGGTGTTATTTGTGATATAGGTGGATTTACTGCTGCTACATATATGAGAGGTATTGATTTTATTCAAATTCCAACTTCTCTTTTATCTCAAGTTGATGCAAGTATTGGTGGTAAAACAGCTATTGACCATTCAAAAGGTAAAAACTTAATTGGGGCTTTTAAACAGCCTAAACTAGTTTTAATAGATACAGATTTTTTAAAAACTCTTCCTAAAGAGCAGTTTTCATCAGGTATGGGAGAAGTTATTAAATACTCATTAATTATCTATTCTAATGATAAATCATACTTTAATTTCTTAAGAAATAACAAAGAGGATATATTAAATCTAAAGATAAACACAGTCACAGATATGATTGAAAAAGCTTGTCTTATAAAAAAATATTTTGTTGAAAATGATGAATTTGAAAATGGAGATAGAGCTCTATTAAATTTAGGACATACCTATGGTCACGCCCTTGAAAAACTTTTTGATTTTAAAAATATAACACATGGAGAAGCTATATCTAAAGGGATTATTTTTGAACTTGAACTTTCAAAAAAAATATACTCTATAGACAGCACATTTATTTCTCAGATAATAGATTTGTTTTTAGATTATAATATCAATCCTTATCCAATATACTACGAAGATGATATTCTTATTGACACTTTAAAAAAAGACAAAAAAAATAGCTTTGGAAATATAACATTTATTATCTTTGATAAAGAATTAAAAACATTGAAAAAAAATGTTGAATCTAAAGATATAAAAGAGATTAATAACATGTTTAAAAATAGATTTATCAAAGGTATAATTGATATTGGAACAAATTCTTGTAGATTATTTATTGCACAAATATTAAAAAAAGACAATCAACTTTTTATTGAAAAAGAACTTTTAAAGCTTGTGAATATAGTAAAATTAGGAGAAGATGTCAATAAAAATAAATTCCTAAAAGAAGAAGCTATTTTTAGAACACTTGACTGTCTAAAAAATTATAAAAATATTTGTCAAAATATGGGTGTTTCTAAACTTATAGCATTTGCTACTTCTGCTACACGAGATGCTACAAATAAAAATGTATTTTTAGATAAGGTTAAAAACCTTGGAATCGATATCAAATGTATAAGTGGACAAACAGAAGCAACTCTTAACTTTAAGGGTAATACACTGGTGTTTTCAGATAATATTTTAGTCGTTGATATTGGCGGTGGGAGTACTGAATTTACACTAGGAAATAAAAATCATATTGAGTTTATTAAAAGTTTTAATGTTGGAGCTGTAAGAGTAACGGAACTTTTTTTTAAAAACGACAATTACTCTACACAAAATATAGATAATTGTATAAAATGGATAGAAGATATTTTACAACCTATTAAAACTTTATCTAATAAAAATTTTAAGTTAGTGGGGGTAGCTGGAACTGCTACTACACAAATATCAGTAGCTAAAAAACTATTAAATTATGATAGTAAAATAGTTCATCTTTCATCTATTACACGTGATGATATTGAAAATAATTTAAAGCTTTTTTTATCTATGGATTTACAAAATAGAAAAAACATTACAGGACTGGAAGAAAAAAGAGCTGATGTAATAATTGCCGGTACTGTTATTCTACAAACAATAATGAAAATGCTAAATTGTAACAAACTTATTGTATCAGAGTCTGATAATTTAAATGGTGCAATGATAACGGAGGAGATAAATAATGATTAACCAAAGAATTGAAACAATTTTAGAAGCTTTTGATACTTTTGATAGTACTGGTAGAAAAAACCTTGTTGCGGGAAAATTATATGACTATTTTATGCAAGATTTTAAAAGTGAATTAACTGAATTATATCAAGATGCGTCTAAAGAAGAAATAAAAGAGGATATTAAAACTCTAGCTGATATGATCTACCTTGAAAATAATCAAATAAAAAGAGAATTTTTAGTTGGAGTTCTAAGACATATTGTAAAAATGATGTAAAATAAAGAGGTGAAAAAATGAAGAAAAAAATTCATTTAGATAGATGCTCTGTAGGTGGCTGAGCTAGCAAAATAGGACCAGAGGTTCTTTCTGATATACTTTTTGATCTTCCAACTGTGGAAGATCAAAATTTAATTGTTGGATTTGAAAAATCTGATGATGCATCAGTTTATAAACTAACTGATGAAATTGCTATGATACAAACTTTAGATTTCTTTACACCTATGGTTGAAGATCCTTATATTTTTGGGCAAATAGCTGCTACTAATTCACTAAGTGATGTGTATGCTATGGGAGGGACTCCTAAAACAGCTATGAATATTGTTTGCTTTCCAAAAAAAATGGATATTTCTATCCTTGGAGAAATCCTAAAAGGTGGTGCACAAAAGGTTGTAGAAGCTGGAGCTGTCCTAAGTGGTGGACACTCAATTCATGATCCAGAAATAAAATATGGATTGTCTGTAACTGGTATTGCACACCCTGATAAAATTTTAAAAAACCATGGTTGTCAAAGTGGTGATATTCTTATTTATACAAAAAAATTAGGAACTGGTATTATTTCTACAGCTAATAAAGCTAATTTAGCTAGTCAGGAGTCTATAGATGAATCTATTAGATATATGACACTATTAAATAAATATGCTGGAGAAATTATTATAAATTATCCTATAACAGCATGTACAGATATTACTGGATTTGGATTTTTAGGCCACGCTTTTGAAATGGCTAAAGGTTCTGAAAAAACTCTTATATTTGAAAAAGATTTTATTCCTTTTATAAAAAATGCTGATCAATATGCTAAGGATTTTATGATAACAACTGGTGGTCAACAAAATAGAAACTTTGTTGGTAATAATATAAAATTTGACAACACTCCACTTTGGTTACAAGAAATTTTATTTGATCCCCAAACATCTGGTGGACTATTATTTTCTGTAAGTCCTGACATTTTACCAACATTACTTAAAGATTTTCAAAATAAGAATATTGAATTTTATGTAGTTGGATCTGTTGAGGATAAACAAAATAAATATTTGATTGTGAGGTAAAAAATGCAAAATCTTTTTCGTAAATTACCAAAAGTAGATATTTTAATGAACAATAAAGAGCTAAGTTCTATTAAAGATAAATTGAGCTATAATGCTTTTTATGAACTTGTAACAAAAGAAATACAAATTTTTAGAGATAAAATAAAATCTGGTCTAATTACAGACTTTACTACAGATGACGTAATTAAATGTACACTTAATTCCGCTAAAAAATATGATAGAAATAACTTAAAAAAAATTATTAACGGAACAGGAGTAATAATTCATACAAATCTTGGACGTTCTATTATTAACAAACGTATTTTTAATAGAGTATCTGAAATAGCTACTAGCTATAATAATCTAGAATATCAATTAAGTACTGGTAAAAGAGGAAATCGTAATTCACATGTAGAAGCTATCCTGTGCAAATTAACTGGAGCTGAAGGAGCTCTTGTAGTAAATAATAACGCTGCAGCTGTAGTAATCTGTCTCAATGAGTTTGCTAAAGGTGGCAATTCAATAGTTTCTCGTGGTGAACTTGTAGAAATTGGAGGTTCTTTTAGAATTCCTGAAATTATGGAGCTTTCAGGAGCTCAACTTAAAGAAGTTGGAACTACTAATAAAACACATATTCAAGATTATGAAAAAGCAATTGATGAAAATACCGCTTTAATTTTAAAAGTCCATACATCTAATTTTAAAATTTTAGGTTTTACAGAAAGCGTTGAAAATAAAGAAATTGCTAGCTTAGGAAAAAAGAAAAATATCCTTACAATGGAAGACCTTGGAAGTGGTGTCTTAGTTGATTTTTCAAAATACGGTGTTACTAAAGAACCAACTGTTCAAGAAAGTATTGCATCTGGAATTGATATTGTAACAATAAGTGGTGATAAATTATTAGGTGGACCACAATGTGGAATTATTTTAGGAAAAAAAGAATTAATTGAACGTTTGAAAAAAAATCCATATTTACGTGCCTTTAGAGTAGATAAATTAGTTCTAAGTACTCTGGAAATGACTTTAGATCTTTACTTAGATGAAAGAGAAGCAATTAAAGAGATACCAACTCTTAGAATGATAACAGAAAAAAGTGAAAATGTACTTGAAAAAGCAAATAAACTATATGAAGCATTATTAGAAATAGGTATAAAAACAACTATTGCTAAAACTAGAGCCAAAATAGGTGGAGGTTCCATGCCTGAAGAAACAGTTCCTAGTTATGCTATACGTTTTCAAGGTAATCCTGAAACACTAGAAAAATTCTTTAGAGAAGGAGATATCAATATTATTGGAAGAATTCATGAAAATAATTTTATTATAGATATGAAAACTATTTTTAATGAAGATATTCCAGTTATAGTAGAAAAAGCAAAACTTCTTAAGGAATTAGTATGAAAAATATTTTAATAGGTCTTGCTGGGCATATCGATCATGGGAAAACTACTCTTATTCAAAATTTAACAGGAGTTAATACTGACTCTCTTCCTGAAGAAAAAAAACGTGGCATGACTATAGATATAGGCTTTACAGAACTTAATTTAGACGGAACATCTATTGGAATTATAGATGTTCCAGGTCATGAAAAATTTATTAAAAATATGACTGCTGGAATAACTGGAATTAATTTTGTAATAATGGTCATAGCTTGCAATGATGGAGTTATGCCTCAAACTATTGAACATTTTGAAATCGTAAACTTACTTGGAGTAAAAAATGGAATTATTGTTCTTACAAAAAAAGATATTTCTACAGAATTACAATACCATAATACACTAACACAATGTAAACAATATTTTAAAAATACATTTTTAGAAAATAAGATATTTGTAATAGATAAGAATGACTTATCAACATATGGTAGTCTTAAATCTTTTATTGCTAGAGAAATCTCATATGTTTTTCTAAATGATTCAAATAACTTTAGACTCAATGTGGATAGGGTTTTTTCAATTAAAGGATTTGGTACTATTGTTACTGGAACTATTATTAGTGGGAAAGTTGCTGTAAATGACGTTTTAACTCTATATCCTAAAAATTTACAAATACGAGTAAAAAATATTCAACATCATAATAAAGATGTTAATTTTTTAGAATCAGGACAAAGATGTGCTCTTAATATCTCAGATGTTGACAAAAATGATATTACAAGGGGAGACGTATTAGCAACTACAAATTCACTCTATACTAGTGATAAAATTGATGTTTTATTCACTCTGTTACCACATATAAAAAAAATTAAAACTAATCATAGAATTAGAATAAATATTGGTACTGATGAAATAATTGGTCGAATTATTTTTCATGATAAAAACTATATTTGCGGTGGTGAGTCAGCATTGGCTCACTTAATTTTAGAAAGTTCTTTAACTGGAACTTTTCATGATATAGGTATTGTTCGCAATTTTACACCTGTATATACTATTGGAAATATAAAAATATTAAATATTACAAGTAATATGAACAAACGTTATGATAACAATTACTTTTCTTTTCTAAAACAACTTTGTTCTGATAACAGTGATGAAATAGTTTCTTCACTTCTCTTGTATTATAATATGTTATCTGAAAGTGAAATTCTCAAATTTATAAATTTTAAAGAACTAGATATAATCTATAAATTACTCTCTAACAATATTATAATTAAATTAGATAAACGTTACATACATATAAAAACATATTACAAATTACTAGATAATTTAAAAACATATCTTGAAAAATATCACATTGCAAATCATCTAGAATCTGGAATAGATAAAGCAACCTTAAAAACTGCTTGTTTTTCTCTTTTTACTATAAAAGAATTTAATGAGTTTTTAAATTATTACTCTACTTTAGAGTCAATCTCTATTTCAAATGATAAAATTTCTCTTAAATCTTTCAAAGTTAGGTTAAATAAAGAAGAGAAGAAAATGAAAGAAGTAATTTTTTCTATATATAAAAATAATAAATTTAATTTAATTCCTTTTGATAAAATTATTCTTACACAAACTGATATAAGATTATTTAGAGAAATGCATAAATATATGCTAGAAAATGATTTTATAGTAGAACTTAAAAACAATAATTATATATTAAAAGGATTTCTAAAAGAAAGTATTAAGATAATCTCTGATTATTTTGCATCTAATTCTACACTAACTTTGTCTCAAGGTAGACAGCTGTTGAATTGTGATAGAGATAGTGTTATACTTATCTTAGAATATCTTGATAAATTAAAGATTACAAAGAAATTAGATAACTATAGAGTTTTAAATAAATAATTAGGAGGCAAAATATGTTAAAAGTTGATGCTATTGGACAAGTATGTCCTGTTCCAATAATTATGACAAAAAATGCATTAAAAAAAATTGAAGAGGGTAAAGTAGAAGTTTCTGTTGATAATAAAATTTCACTAGAAAATCTAGAAAAAATGTCAAAAGAGATGGGATATGCCTACAACATACAAAGTTCCGGAGAAATTTACAGAATTGTCATAAATAAAGTTAAAGAAAATGTTAATATTATCGAAGAAAGTGACAATACTGTGGTTGTTATAAGTTCTCAATTTATGGGTTCTGGAGATCCAGAATTAGGAAAGATATTAATGAAGGGATTCATCTATACTCTTTCAGAAATGGACTTTTTACCAAAAACAATACTTTTGTATAACGAAGGTGTAAAACTAGCAATTGAAGGATCTGAAAATTTAAATGACCTACTAGTTCTTGAAACTAGAGGAGTTGAGATTTTATCTTGTGGTACATGTCTAAACTTCTATGGAATTACTGAGAAGTTAAAAGCTGGTACTATTACTAATATGTATACTATTGCAGAAAAACAATTAAGAGCTACAAAGGTAATAAAACCATGATAAAAGATGAGATATTTTTACTTCTTGTTTCTAATTCTACTCATTATATTATGAAATTAGAAAAAGAGTTGCAAAATTTTGGAATTTGTTGTAGAATTATACCGCTACCAAGTGAAATTAGTGCTGGGTGTGGTCTCTCTATTAAAATAAATCTTCAAGATAGAAGTGAAGTAGAAAATTTAATTAAAAGAGAGAATCTACAAGTAGAACTTTACTTAGTGGAAAAACATGGATTTAAAAAAGAAGTCCACAAAATATAAGGAAGCGGATGAAAACTGGTGTTTTCAACAGTCTTCAAAACTGTCTGGCGGTTTTTAATCGTTGGTAGGTTCGATTCCTACACGCTTCCGCCAATTAGTACTTAATCTCTGTAAATTTACAGAGATTTTTTTATTTTTTGTAAAAATTATATATGTCATTAATTATATGCTTAACGTGACATTAAAATAATTAAAAAAACATATTTTTTTCACGAATTTTTCATTTATTATTTGCAATTAAAGCGATTTTGAATTATAATAGCTTGTAGGGAGGTGGTTTGTATATGAACACACAAAAAGATAATAAACCTTTCGGTCTAACAGTTGGAACACTAACAGTTATGAATATAGCTGCTGTTGTTAGTCTTCGTGGACTTCCAAGTGAGGCCGAATATGGACTTGGTTCTATTTTCTACTATCTATTTGCAGCTGTTGTTTTCCTGATTCCAGTTTCTATGATTTCAGCTGAACTTGCTGCAAGTTTCCCTAAAAAAGGGGGAGTTTATCGTTGGGTTGGAGAGGCCTATGGTTCACGGCTTGGATTCTTAGCTATTTGGTTACAATGGATCCAAAATACCATTTGGTTTCCTACTGTACTTACTTTCTCAGCAGTTTCAATAGCATATATTGGAGCTAATCCTTCTGCAGCAGAAGTTCCTTTAGCTAATAATAAAATATATGTTGCTATTGTCTGCTTAGTTATTTATTGGGGTGCTACATTGATCAACTTAAAAGGTTTATCAGCTAGTGCTAAAATTAGTAAATATGGTGGAATGATTGGTACAATAATTCCAGCTGCTATTTTAACTGTATTTGGAATTATTTGGTTAGTCGAAGGAAGACCTTTACAATTGGATACAAATATTAATACTTTGTTTCCAGATCTCTCTAATCTAAATAACTTAGTATTAGCATCTAGTATCTTCTTGTTCTTTGCGGGTATGGAAATGTCAGCAGTTCA from Fusobacterium hominis includes the following:
- the selA gene encoding L-seryl-tRNA(Sec) selenium transferase, whose amino-acid sequence is MQNLFRKLPKVDILMNNKELSSIKDKLSYNAFYELVTKEIQIFRDKIKSGLITDFTTDDVIKCTLNSAKKYDRNNLKKIINGTGVIIHTNLGRSIINKRIFNRVSEIATSYNNLEYQLSTGKRGNRNSHVEAILCKLTGAEGALVVNNNAAAVVICLNEFAKGGNSIVSRGELVEIGGSFRIPEIMELSGAQLKEVGTTNKTHIQDYEKAIDENTALILKVHTSNFKILGFTESVENKEIASLGKKKNILTMEDLGSGVLVDFSKYGVTKEPTVQESIASGIDIVTISGDKLLGGPQCGIILGKKELIERLKKNPYLRAFRVDKLVLSTLEMTLDLYLDEREAIKEIPTLRMITEKSENVLEKANKLYEALLEIGIKTTIAKTRAKIGGGSMPEETVPSYAIRFQGNPETLEKFFREGDINIIGRIHENNFIIDMKTIFNEDIPVIVEKAKLLKELV
- the selB gene encoding selenocysteine-specific translation elongation factor → MKNILIGLAGHIDHGKTTLIQNLTGVNTDSLPEEKKRGMTIDIGFTELNLDGTSIGIIDVPGHEKFIKNMTAGITGINFVIMVIACNDGVMPQTIEHFEIVNLLGVKNGIIVLTKKDISTELQYHNTLTQCKQYFKNTFLENKIFVIDKNDLSTYGSLKSFIAREISYVFLNDSNNFRLNVDRVFSIKGFGTIVTGTIISGKVAVNDVLTLYPKNLQIRVKNIQHHNKDVNFLESGQRCALNISDVDKNDITRGDVLATTNSLYTSDKIDVLFTLLPHIKKIKTNHRIRINIGTDEIIGRIIFHDKNYICGGESALAHLILESSLTGTFHDIGIVRNFTPVYTIGNIKILNITSNMNKRYDNNYFSFLKQLCSDNSDEIVSSLLLYYNMLSESEILKFINFKELDIIYKLLSNNIIIKLDKRYIHIKTYYKLLDNLKTYLEKYHIANHLESGIDKATLKTACFSLFTIKEFNEFLNYYSTLESISISNDKISLKSFKVRLNKEEKKMKEVIFSIYKNNKFNLIPFDKIILTQTDIRLFREMHKYMLENDFIVELKNNNYILKGFLKESIKIISDYFASNSTLTLSQGRQLLNCDRDSVILILEYLDKLKITKKLDNYRVLNK
- the yedF gene encoding sulfurtransferase-like selenium metabolism protein YedF; this translates as MLKVDAIGQVCPVPIIMTKNALKKIEEGKVEVSVDNKISLENLEKMSKEMGYAYNIQSSGEIYRIVINKVKENVNIIEESDNTVVVISSQFMGSGDPELGKILMKGFIYTLSEMDFLPKTILLYNEGVKLAIEGSENLNDLLVLETRGVEILSCGTCLNFYGITEKLKAGTITNMYTIAEKQLRATKVIKP
- a CDS encoding DUF3343 domain-containing protein gives rise to the protein MIKDEIFLLLVSNSTHYIMKLEKELQNFGICCRIIPLPSEISAGCGLSIKINLQDRSEVENLIKRENLQVELYLVEKHGFKKEVHKI